Within Echinimonas agarilytica, the genomic segment GCCTTCACAGAACTCTTTAGCTGTGATGCTTTTAAGCTCATCCGCATACTTGATCATTTGCAGATGCATTTCTGCTGTGTATTGATTGCGAGGAGCATCATTTAAGGCTTGTTTAATGCTGTCGAAGATGGCTTGCTCAGTCATGTTTTGCGCCTTAGGTATGCATACATTTACGTATCTTTAGCTAATTTATATAAATTAGCTAAGCAGGGTATCTAAGACAAGCACTATTCCTTATAGAATTGCCCATCAAACAACAGAGAATAATGCGCTGTGAATTTTTCTCAAGATATCTAACACAAAAGCTCCGACCCTCAGAGCGTTACAACTCAGCTTGCTCTAGCTTGCTCATCAACCAGTCATCAACCTCGCTTTCAAGCCAGGCTTTGCGCTTGCCCATAACGGTATAGTTTCCAGGAAACTCACCTGCTTTAATCAGGATATAGATGCTACTGCGGCACAGTGTTGTTTTGTCCATAACTTGTTGTAACTTTAAAAATCTCATGTTGGGTTTCTCATGTGTGTTCATCTCACAACATGGGCTGGCGTATTATTTTTTAACTGAAATTACCCTCTAAGGCCCGATTCAAAAGTATTTCAGGCATATGTCATATAGGTGCAATAGCCCCCAAGCCGTTGCTTTACGTTATTCATACACAGGAGATTGATATGCCTTATGTCTTTATCGCTGGCTTCATGACTGGAGTTAGCCTGTATCACTATGCCAAAGGAGATAGCGAATGCTCTGGTTAGCTCCTACCCCAATTGCTCAAGTGTTTATTGCAGGAGTCTCTGCAGGGTATGCCTGGGCCAAAAGCGTTGATTGAGTTTTAAGTCAACACAAAGCGATACCTCAAGAAGGGATGCCAATAGGCATCCCTTCTTTGTTTCTGAATTAGAAAAGTGCATGGCCATGCTTAATACAGGCTGCGGAGAATGATTTATGAGCGAGTTAAAAA encodes:
- a CDS encoding AlpA family phage regulatory protein, whose product is MRFLKLQQVMDKTTLCRSSIYILIKAGEFPGNYTVMGKRKAWLESEVDDWLMSKLEQAEL
- a CDS encoding HTH-like domain-containing protein, which encodes MTEQAIFDSIKQALNDAPRNQYTAEMHLQMIKYADELKSITAKEFCEGVGLKSSFGTEFSKMRNLTTRLKAAGLNTEQL